In Corylus avellana chromosome ca8, CavTom2PMs-1.0, the genomic stretch AGATGAAGCATTTATCCCTGATAATTTTTCAGTTTTGACCTTATCTCACCGCTAGAAAGATAAacacaatctttttttttttcttgtaatttttgggttaatggattttgtaatttttttcttgcaaAGCACAAGTGAGTGACGTAAATCCTAAGTTGATGAGAACAATCAAATTAGTAGAGATTAATGGATTTTGGGAATTGGGTTTGGATTCAATATAATTTTGTGTCTTTAAGCTTTCTGATCCATTTAATAAATGGGCCAGAACGCAGTTTTATGGGCCTCTAGCTCACAGCAGAACAAATTGGGCCATAACAACCTAAACCAGTAGTCTAGCAGCGTCAATATGAATACTGGTCCTGAATGAGGCTTATGAAGTTCAATACTCAATTAAAGAAATCTATTTTCTGATACCCcacattaattaaaaatgaaaatcggAATTAAAATTATCCACGTCATACTTTGGACGACTCCTTTTAACCCTTCATTTTCGCAAAAGAGGCCTTATAGACCCTGATGGTGATgggctttctgttttctttttcatggaCTGGCTGTTCTTTACAGCACTTGTCCTTCTCTTCATTAGTGTTGCTAAATGTAATATAAAATtacttacaaaattaaaatgacagcTCAGAAATTagtttgtaataaaaattattcaagtGAAGCGGTGGAGATGGATGAAACTTCAACATATTCATttaacataaaagtaaaaacatcATTATACAACTCAAATTACAAAACTATACAAACCACTCTTTAGATCGAGTAATGCTAGAACCATACTTTTATCTATTACTATTTCATTTTGCTTATATAAAAGTGTCAATCAACCtcttagatatatatatatatttttttttcaacgagAGTTGATTTAAAAACTTACTGACACTGTTACATTAACataatagaataataataaaataaaactaagcCCGGTTTGTAGCATTACCCTAGAATTTACACAAAACAGACAATTATCTTCGATTTAGTACACAATTTTATTTGCTACAACCCTTGTTGTTTTTCTCTTGGAGGTGAAAAGAGGTAAACACCGGCATAACCAAGACCGACTTATATTTCAAGGACACTTGCGTTTGTTGCCACGAGTGGTCATGTTGGCGTAGCAGGGGCAGACATCATGGTTGCCGGAGGTGCCCGGAGGAACACAGTTGCAACGGGCACAGCAGGTTCCACATGCCCTCTTGCACAGATTCGGCCTCGAGGATAACTGACACCTGGCATCACATGCTCCTCCACAGTCTGAAAACATAgcaaacaacatatatataattttgaataCATACGTTAGCCAACCATGACCCAATCAAACTGCAGTACGTATCATAGGAATTAAGAAGGCGAGAGTGACCCTCACCCATTTTCGCCGGTAAAGGTTTCCCTGATATCTTATTGTTCACCTGCATACCCCAACAGCAGGTGTTTGTGTTAGATTACTGTGAGAGTAGATTCATAGAGTGAAGGATATAAAGAAAGAGTTgataaaacttaattaatttaccATCTGATCAGCTTCAGCGAGATGGATAACGAGTAGAGAAATGAGAAGAGAAGCAATTAAAGAGTTGGAGATGGCCATGGCGAAACACTTGAAACTAGAACCTGCCTGGCTGCCTTTCCTTTGTTCAATGGGAGTTACTTAATTGAAACCTCAAGTATGGAGTACTGCGTAAAAATGAGATATGGGTGGCGTTATTTATAGCAACCGCGTGTGACGTGCGAGGcggcgagaaagagagagataaagatGACAGGTGCATGCAAGGAAGGNNNNNNNNNNNNNNNNNNNNTCATTAACTcaaggagtaaattttcgaaaaaaaaaacccagggagattttaaaaaaggcgcgtttacctaaggattttatatacaatttccctaataataataatatgtacgCGGAAGGGAAACAAAAGGAGCAGAGGAATAAGAGAATAGTTGCATATAGACAATAGTGACTAGTCAGGGAGTAAtctggaaaaaagaaaatagtgtaGAATCATCTAGAGCAGGCACACTTGTTGCTTTTGGTTGGTGGACAGTCTCTGCAACTGGCTTAAGGTAGGCCATGGTTACTGGTTAGCACCATGTAAGTCattaattgaaaatatatatatattcaatcacCTTCCGACgcatttttcttgaaataaacGGGTTTTCTGTTTTCACATATCTTCCCCGCAGAAATCCTTTACACTAACCATTACAAATGTAGTAAGCGGTCCAATCATATATTATTGTCATCAAATTCTTTTGCTGTTAATCGGGCTTATATGCTGTTTAATAACAATATGTATACTGTAGTTTAAGTAATgattaagattgaatctctTAAAATCGTTCTAGTTTCGGCTTACATGTTgtgttaaaatttaaacaatgatCAAGATCGaatctctcaaaattttttttcattttctaaatcCGTTTAATAAGCGTTTTACTAAGTAGTCCAACTTTTAAACGGTGtaaataatcataattttttggctttttNNNNNNNNNNNNNNNNNNNNNNNNNNNNNNNNNNNNNNNNNNTATTTGGGACatgatttaaatattattaattttttttcttaatatttatGCTGAGATTTTTATTGAAGTGTGTGTCTGAGCCCacttgtattttcttttcttttattcaaaaatgAAGTAGGCTTATTGGGCCTGTGGGCCTGTGAGACTTTGGCAGAAGGCGTCGGTGATATGATTGTGGGATTTGCTGGAAAGGACTCATACAAATCCACTTCACAGCTGTACAAAAGTTGCTCAACAGCTGTATTCAGCTCTCTTGAAGCGAATGCCAAAACCATCAGACAAAGATTGGTCCCCCTGGtttaaaacaaatcaatatttgaccccaaaaaaataataataataaatagagtttttctgtaaattgggtttaagaaaatgacatgtgtcatttgaataTATAAgttgtatgtatttttttaatagaaggaacaaagttaaaataaatatattaaaaactcatgttattaaaaataaaataaaaaagacatattatttatatagactaagtttcaaaaagtttctctaataaaaaaaaaaaaaaaaagaggacacAGTTTTNNNNNNNNNNNNNNNNNNNNNNNNNNNNNNNNNNNNNNNNNNNNNNNNNNNNNNNNNNNNNNNNNNNNNNNNNNNNNNNNNNNNNNNNNNNNNNNNNNNNNNNTCATCGATTTGATAATGACGTGATGTATTACCAGTTTACTACTAAGAATGGatggatcacttcaattcaggcttttcttttgctttctaaGAAACGTCCAAAACAAaacttattattcttttttatcaGATAGAGAGATTTTTGTAAAGGTAAATGACCAAAGGGAAATTTAACCTCAAATTTCATATTTGTAGCGTGATGGATTTAATTGTCGGCCAAATTATCACTATATATAGgaataaagtttttttatttatttatttattttttaattaggttagagaaaattcttttatcttaatctattaaataaacatttatttttagaacatgtgatttttacatatatatatatatatatattaaaaaaaaatacatatgaaaATCACGTACTCTAaagaacatata encodes the following:
- the LOC132191151 gene encoding snakin-2-like, which produces MAISNSLIASLLISLLVIHLAEADQMVNNKISGKPLPAKMDCGGACDARCQLSSRPNLCKRACGTCCARCNCVPPGTSGNHDVCPCYANMTTRGNKRKCP